One segment of Stenotrophomonas sp. SAU14A_NAIMI4_8 DNA contains the following:
- a CDS encoding MFS transporter produces MSAVTLPSTPAAPVPAAFDRRIVVGLCGVLLVVLLSGFNENVTKVALADIRGAMGFSVDEGNWITGIYSAMSVSAMAFAPWCAVTFSLRRFGLVMIAAFMLLCVLCPLAPNLPSFLLLRALQGLAGGALPPLLMSVALRFLPPGIKLYGLAGYALTATFGPSMGTPLAALWVEHAGWQFAFWQIVPFCVAGMLMVGWGLPQDPLRLERFAQFNGVGLALGFPALVMLVLGLTQGARLGWFDSPLITALLGGGAGLLVLFFVNEWFHPLPFFKLQLLAHRNLSYALVTCMGVLFVLLAVISIPSGFLASVQGYRPLQTAPMLLWVALPQALALPLVATLMNQRAVDCRWVQAAGLLLLAVACLLGAQLDVQWNRDNFLWVQLLQVVAQPMAVLPLLLLATTGLAPQDGPYASAWFNTVKGFSAVFAGGVLDAVGQSRRHFHSTALVDHLGNQPWLPAGADLPARLHAQVQALTSADLYWLVALVALGCLPLLPCATRVHPPRAVA; encoded by the coding sequence ATGAGCGCGGTCACCTTGCCCAGCACGCCTGCCGCGCCCGTTCCCGCCGCCTTCGATCGCCGCATCGTGGTGGGCCTGTGCGGCGTACTGCTGGTCGTGCTGCTGTCGGGCTTCAACGAAAACGTCACCAAGGTCGCGCTGGCCGACATCCGCGGTGCGATGGGTTTCAGCGTGGATGAAGGCAATTGGATCACCGGCATCTACAGCGCCATGTCGGTCAGTGCGATGGCGTTCGCACCCTGGTGCGCGGTGACCTTCTCGTTGCGCCGCTTCGGCTTGGTGATGATCGCGGCCTTCATGCTGCTGTGCGTGTTGTGCCCGCTGGCGCCGAATCTGCCCTCGTTCCTGCTGCTGCGTGCGCTGCAGGGCCTGGCCGGCGGTGCGCTGCCGCCGCTGCTGATGAGCGTGGCGCTGCGCTTCCTGCCGCCGGGCATCAAGCTGTACGGCCTGGCCGGCTATGCGCTCACTGCAACGTTCGGGCCCAGCATGGGCACGCCCTTGGCGGCGCTGTGGGTCGAGCATGCGGGGTGGCAGTTCGCGTTCTGGCAGATCGTGCCGTTCTGCGTGGCCGGCATGCTGATGGTGGGCTGGGGCTTGCCGCAGGACCCGCTGCGGCTGGAACGCTTTGCCCAGTTCAACGGCGTGGGCCTGGCCCTTGGGTTTCCGGCGCTGGTGATGCTGGTGCTGGGGCTGACCCAGGGCGCGCGCCTGGGCTGGTTCGATTCGCCGCTGATCACCGCGTTGCTGGGCGGCGGCGCGGGCCTGCTGGTGCTGTTCTTCGTCAACGAATGGTTCCACCCGCTGCCATTCTTCAAGCTGCAGTTGCTGGCCCATCGCAACCTCAGCTATGCGCTGGTGACCTGCATGGGCGTGCTGTTCGTGCTGCTGGCGGTGATCTCCATCCCGTCTGGCTTCCTGGCCAGTGTGCAGGGCTACCGTCCGCTGCAGACTGCACCTATGTTGCTGTGGGTGGCGCTGCCACAGGCGCTCGCATTGCCCCTGGTGGCCACCCTGATGAACCAGCGTGCGGTGGATTGCCGCTGGGTGCAGGCGGCCGGACTGCTGCTGCTGGCAGTGGCGTGCCTGCTGGGCGCGCAGCTGGATGTGCAATGGAACCGCGACAACTTCCTGTGGGTGCAGCTGCTGCAGGTAGTGGCGCAGCCGATGGCGGTGCTGCCGTTGCTGCTGCTGGCCACCACCGGCCTGGCGCCGCAGGACGGCCCGTATGCCTCGGCCTGGTTCAACACCGTCAAAGGCTTCTCTGCAGTGTTCGCCGGGGGCGTGCTCGATGCGGTCGGGCAGTCTCGGCGCCACTTCCATTCCACCGCGCTGGTCGACCACCTGGGCAACCAGCCGTGGCTGCCGGCCGGTGCCGATCTGCCCGCGCGCCTGCATGCCCAAGTGCAGGCGCTGACCTCGGCGGACCTGTACTGGCTGGTCGCACTGGTGGCCCTGGGCTGCCTGCCGCTGCTGCCGTGCGCCACCCGCGTCCATCCGCCACGTGCCGTGGCCTGA
- a CDS encoding LysR family transcriptional regulator gives MPLPDLNLLLALDVLLDEGSVAGAARRMNLSAPAMSRTLGRIREALGDPVLVRAGRGLAPTPRALELREQVRDVIEQAHRVFNDGREVDMLTLEHTFSIRANDVFIGSYGGRLREVFRQQAPGCTLRFMPEGDTDDDAMVQGRIDLYISTAGKHTQETKVQNLFTTALLGAAREDHPLFDGDITAERFAACDHIAVSRRGIAHGPIDDELAQMGLRRRVAMVIPTFHGAIFAAAASDLVLPQMPSVMLDRITYMGLPLRMFPLPVSVRTVALVQAWHPRMDNDPAHRWLRRAIKSMCDADAP, from the coding sequence ATGCCCCTGCCCGACCTGAACCTGCTGCTGGCCCTGGACGTCCTGCTGGACGAAGGCAGTGTCGCCGGGGCTGCGCGGCGCATGAACCTGAGCGCGCCGGCGATGAGCCGCACCCTGGGGCGGATCCGCGAGGCGCTGGGCGACCCGGTGCTGGTGCGCGCCGGCCGCGGGCTGGCGCCGACCCCGCGCGCACTGGAGCTGCGCGAGCAGGTGCGTGATGTGATCGAGCAGGCGCACCGGGTGTTCAACGACGGTCGCGAAGTGGACATGCTGACCCTGGAGCACACCTTCAGCATCCGCGCCAACGACGTGTTCATCGGCAGCTACGGCGGCCGCCTGCGCGAGGTGTTCCGTCAGCAGGCACCCGGTTGCACCCTGCGCTTCATGCCCGAAGGCGATACCGACGATGACGCGATGGTGCAGGGGCGGATCGACCTGTACATCAGTACCGCCGGCAAGCACACGCAGGAAACCAAGGTGCAGAACCTGTTCACCACGGCATTGCTCGGCGCGGCGCGCGAGGATCATCCGCTGTTCGACGGGGATATCACCGCCGAACGGTTTGCCGCCTGCGATCACATTGCCGTCTCGCGGCGTGGCATCGCCCATGGGCCGATCGATGACGAACTGGCGCAGATGGGCCTGCGCCGACGGGTGGCGATGGTCATTCCCACCTTCCATGGCGCGATCTTTGCGGCGGCCGCTTCGGACCTGGTGCTGCCGCAGATGCCGAGCGTGATGCTCGATCGCATCACCTACATGGGGCTGCCACTGCGCATGTTCCCGCTGCCGGTGTCGGTACGCACCGTGGCCCTGGTGCAGGCCTGGCACCCGCGCATGGACAACGACCCGGCGCACCGCTGGCTGCGCCGCGCGATCAAGAGCATGTGCGACGCCGACGCCCCGTAG
- a CDS encoding universal stress protein has product MFTTLLVALDGGRQHDPLLDLVAHVAGPRSLVHLLCVLDPEFALPADASDADRREYPAAARQRAKAEGLLQDATAQLRERGVDARSLLPAGDPGEVISAQARELGADLIVIGHRHLSRLQRLLDSSVAQWTLDHAPCPVLVETRGG; this is encoded by the coding sequence ATGTTCACCACCCTGCTGGTCGCCCTCGATGGCGGCCGCCAGCACGACCCGCTGCTGGACCTGGTCGCCCACGTCGCCGGGCCGCGCAGCCTTGTACACCTGCTGTGTGTGCTCGATCCCGAGTTCGCCCTGCCCGCTGACGCCAGCGACGCCGACCGCCGCGAGTACCCGGCGGCCGCCCGCCAGCGGGCCAAGGCCGAAGGCCTGCTGCAGGACGCCACGGCGCAGCTGCGCGAACGCGGCGTGGATGCGCGCTCGCTGCTGCCGGCCGGGGACCCGGGCGAAGTGATCAGCGCCCAGGCCCGCGAGCTGGGCGCCGATCTGATCGTCATCGGCCATCGCCACCTGTCGCGGCTGCAGCGCCTGCTCGACAGCTCGGTCGCGCAGTGGACGCTGGACCACGCACCGTGCCCGGTGCTGGTGGAAACGCGCGGCGGTTGA